A region of Sugiyamaella lignohabitans strain CBS 10342 chromosome A, complete sequence DNA encodes the following proteins:
- the CDH1 gene encoding Cdh1p (Activator of anaphase-promoting complex/cyclosome (APC/C); cell-cycle regulated; directs ubiquitination of cyclins resulting in mitotic exit; targets the APC/C to specific substrates including Cdc20p, Ase1p, Cin8p and Fin1p; GO_component: GO:0005680 - anaphase-promoting complex [Evidence IPI] [PMID 9831566]; GO_component: GO:0005737 - cytoplasm [Evidence IEA,IEA]; GO_component: GO:0005737 - cytoplasm [Evidence IDA] [PMID 12456658]; GO_component: GO:0005634 - nucleus [Evidence IEA,IEA]; GO_component: GO:0005634 - nucleus [Evidence IDA] [PMID 12456658]; GO_function: GO:0010997 - anaphase-promoting complex binding [Evidence IDA] [PMID 15916961]; GO_function: GO:0030332 - cyclin binding [Evidence IDA] [PMID 11566880]; GO_function: GO:0097027 - ubiquitin-protein transferase activator activity [Evidence IDA] [PMID 19362536]; GO_process: GO:0007092 - activation of mitotic anaphase-promoting complex activity [Evidence IMP] [PMID 9334304]; GO_process: GO:0007049 - cell cycle [Evidence IEA]; GO_process: GO:0051301 - cell division [Evidence IEA]; GO_process: GO:0007067 - mitotic nuclear division [Evidence IEA]; GO_process: GO:0010697 - negative regulation of spindle pole body separation [Evidence IGI,IMP] [PMID 16688214]; GO_process: GO:2000600 - positive regulation of cyclin catabolic process [Evidence IDA] [PMID 17178718]; GO_process: GO:0045842 - positive regulation of mitotic metaphase/anaphase transition [Evidence IMP] [PMID 9831566]; GO_process: GO:2000060 - positive regulation of protein ubiquitination involved in ubiquitin-dependent protein catabolic process [Evidence IDA] [PMID 18172166]; GO_process: GO:0008361 - regulation of cell size [Evidence IMP] [PMID 12089449]): MGGGDESMLGGGKTTSPPQASSRSEPATPNKNMFHYKSPSRGSRAGGGVQTTGGVHRPVDRLFGGLASDHTSPSSSPSRRNLTANSSHEIYSVSPVRMDSQRLLLSPRKQPRPVSKVPYKVLDAPDLADDFYLNLVDWGSTNVLGVGLGSSVYLWNAQSGQVDSLCTLNDERITSLSWITHGPHLAVGTSSGAVQIWDTQNCKRIRKMTGHLARASALSWNEHILTSGSQDRTILHRDVRVADHYVTRLSGHRQEVCGLRWNVEENLLASGGNDNKLMVWDGLNTEPLHKFQAHEAAIKAISWSPHQRGLLASGGGTADRKIRFWNTQTGSLLNEIDTGSQVCNLAWSKNSNEIVSTHGFSQNQIMIWKYPSMQQVAALTGHTYRVLYLALSPDGKTIVTGAGDETLRFWNIFDDNRANTRLNSSLLDVFQQLR, from the coding sequence ATGGGTGGTGGAGATGAGTCGATGTTAGGAGGTGGTAAGACGACGTCGCCGCCACAAGCATCGTCCAGATCCGAACCAGCGACTCCAAATAAGAATATGTTTCACTATAAATCGCCGTCTAGGGGCAGTCGGGCAGGTGGAGGGGTTCAGACCACAGGAGGGGTTCATAGACCCGTGGATAGACTGTTTGGTGGTCTGGCATCAGATCATACTTCGCCATCGTCATCTCCTTCTCGAAGAAACCTTACAGCCAATAGCTCGCATGAGATCTATTCGGTTTCGCCAGTGCGAATGGATTCGCAGAGACTGCTGTTATCGCCGAGAAAACAACCTCGTCCAGTGTCCAAAGTGCCGTATAAAGTACTGGATGCGCCGGATTTGGCAGACGATTTCTACCTGAATTTGGTCGACTGGGGGTCTACAAATGTGCTTGGAGTCGGTCTAGGAAGCTCTGTTTATCTGTGGAATGCACAAAGTGGACAGGTCGATAGTCTGTGTACACTGAACGACGAGCGAATCACCTCGTTATCATGGATAACCCATGGACCGCACCTGGCAGTGGGCACGAGTTCGGGCGCAGTACAGATCTGGGATACTCAGAATTGTAAACGGATTCGTAAAATGACGGGCCATCTAGCGAGAGCTAGTGCATTGTCGTGGAATGAACATATTCTGACATCAGGAAGCCAAGATAGAACGATTCTGCACCGCGATGTGAGGGTAGCAGACCATTATGTGACAAGACTCAGTGGACATCGACAAGAAGTGTGTGGATTAAGGTGGAATGTCGAGGAAAACCTACTTGCTAGTGGAGGAAACGATAATAAGCTGATGGTATGGGACGGATTGAACACTGAACCACTACATAAATTCCAAGCACATGAAGCAGCAATTAAAGCGATTTCCTGGAGTCCGCACCAACGAGGATTACTAGCCAGTGGAGGAGGTACTGCCGATAGAAAAATCCGGTTCTGGAATACCCAGACTGGATCATTACTGAACGAGATAGATACAGGCAGTCAAGTGTGTAACCTGGCATGGAGTAAGAACTCGAACGAGATTGTGTCAACACACGGATTCTCGCAAAACCAAATCATGATCTGGAAATACCCGTCGATGCAACAGGTCGCTGCACTGACGGGCCATACCTACCGAGTTCTGTACCTGGCACTGAGTCCCGACGGCAAAACTATCGTGACCGGTGCTGGCGACGAGACACTGCGGTTCTGGAACATCTTCGACGACAACAGGGCCAACACACGCCTGAACTCGTCGCTGCTAGATGTGTTCCAGCAACTGCGATAA
- the SHS1 gene encoding septin SHS1 (Component of the septin ring that is required for cytokinesis; septins are GTP-binding proteins that assemble into rod-like hetero-oligomers that can associate with other rods to form filaments; septin rings at the mother-bud neck act as scaffolds for recruiting cell division factors and as barriers to prevent diffusion of specific proteins; undergoes sumoylation and phosphorylation during mitosis; protein abundance increases in response to DNA replication stress; GO_component: GO:0005935 - cellular bud neck [Evidence IEA]; GO_component: GO:0000144 - cellular bud neck septin ring [Evidence IDA] [PMID 17603111]; GO_component: GO:0043332 - mating projection tip [Evidence IDA] [PMID 19053807]; GO_component: GO:0016020 - membrane [Evidence IEA,IEA]; GO_component: GO:0005628 - prospore membrane [Evidence IDA] [PMID 24390141]; GO_component: GO:0031105 - septin complex [Evidence IEA]; GO_function: GO:0005525 - GTP binding [Evidence IEA,IEA]; GO_function: GO:0005525 - GTP binding [Evidence IDA] [PMID 14597621]; GO_function: GO:0000166 - nucleotide binding [Evidence IEA]; GO_process: GO:0000082 - G1/S transition of mitotic cell cycle [Evidence IGI] [PMID 18431499]; GO_process: GO:0000915 - actomyosin contractile ring assembly [Evidence IMP] [PMID 17603111]; GO_process: GO:0000917 - barrier septum assembly [Evidence IMP] [PMID 17603111]; GO_process: GO:0007049 - cell cycle [Evidence IEA,IEA]; GO_process: GO:0051301 - cell division [Evidence IEA]; GO_process: GO:0032186 - cellular bud neck septin ring organization [Evidence IMP] [PMID 12636916]; GO_process: GO:0010458 - exit from mitosis [Evidence IMP] [PMID 12699621]; GO_process: GO:0000921 - septin ring assembly [Evidence IGI] [PMID 17603111]), with protein MNDINHFKIPIYDFPVGINDDVETVQECRALQAMIPFAVVGREKVFFCENEHEYVHGREYPWGFVRIDDPDQSDFAALRSVLFGSHLTEFRELTHDRLYEKYRTEKLQLVGTRGAVPSSPGIDTNILLNGVTGSTHTLGDLVKDRELDDNSQLQRFQRDSDDKTPTMV; from the coding sequence ATGAATGATATTAATCATTTTAAGATTCCTATTTATGACTTTCCGGTTGGAATaaatgatgatgttgagaCAGTTCAGGAGTGCAGAGCATTACAAGCAATGATTCCGTTTGCTGTTGTGGGCCGTGAAAAAGTTTTCTTCTGCGAGAATGAACATGAATATGTTCATGGCCGTGAATATCCATGGGGTTTCGTTAGAATTGATGACCCTGACCAGTCTGACTTTGCCGCTCTGCGATCAGTATTATTTGGCTCTCACCTAACTGAATTCAGAGAACTCACGCACGACAGATTATATGAAAAATATCGTACTGAGAAACTGCAGTTAGTCGGAACCAGAGGCGCTGTTCCCTCATCCCCTGGAATAGACACAAATATTCTCCTCAACGGAGTGACTGGGTCTACGCATACGCTAGGAGATTTAGTAAAAGACAGAGAATTAGATGATAATAGTCAACTACAGAGGTTTCAGCGTGATTCTGACGACAAAACCCCCACAATGGTTTAA
- the MSW1 gene encoding tryptophan--tRNA ligase MSW1 (Mitochondrial tryptophanyl-tRNA synthetase; GO_component: GO:0005737 - cytoplasm [Evidence IEA]; GO_component: GO:0005759 - mitochondrial matrix [Evidence IEA]; GO_component: GO:0005739 - mitochondrion [Evidence IEA]; GO_component: GO:0005739 - mitochondrion [Evidence IDA] [PMID 14576278]; GO_component: GO:0005739 - mitochondrion [Evidence IDA] [PMID 16823961]; GO_component: GO:0005739 - mitochondrion [Evidence IMP] [PMID 2999114]; GO_function: GO:0005524 - ATP binding [Evidence IEA,IEA]; GO_function: GO:0004812 - aminoacyl-tRNA ligase activity [Evidence IEA,IEA]; GO_function: GO:0016874 - ligase activity [Evidence IEA]; GO_function: GO:0000166 - nucleotide binding [Evidence IEA,IEA]; GO_function: GO:0004830 - tryptophan-tRNA ligase activity [Evidence IEA,IEA]; GO_function: GO:0004830 - tryptophan-tRNA ligase activity [Evidence IMP,ISA] [PMID 2999114]; GO_process: GO:0070183 - mitochondrial tryptophanyl-tRNA aminoacylation [Evidence IMP] [PMID 2999114]; GO_process: GO:0006418 - tRNA aminoacylation for protein translation [Evidence IEA]; GO_process: GO:0006412 - translation [Evidence IEA]; GO_process: GO:0006436 - tryptophanyl-tRNA aminoacylation [Evidence IEA]): MRLTRLLQSTASLKSSTRSSIVSTSTLKLDPGSTVFSAIQPTGVFHLGNYLGAVRSWADISDVAPTDAKLFFAVADLHALTIPKDPVKLREWRQQALASIIASGIDPERCIVYHQSSVAEHSQLYWILSTITGMGYLNRMVQWKSKADVSELASISDMNEESLRNLQLGLFAYPALQAADILIHKANYVPVGEDQSQHLELTRYITSTFNHRFGDKKNPIFPTPSTLFAPFKKIASLRDTTKKMSKSDPDQNSCVYITDEPKVIQKKIRRAVTDSIQGPITFDPIERPGVSNLLVVASGLLRTEPQTLLETQLSHIKDHKQFKDAVSDILVESLATVRDNYKRLLDDPSYIEQVSRNGTLRARESASKTLDQVNRAVGL, translated from the coding sequence ATGCGATTGACTAGGTTACTTCAGTCGACAGCTTCGTTGAAATCCTcaaccagaagcagcattgTTTCTACTTCAACCTTGAAGTTGGACCCTGGATCAACGGTGTTTTCAGCAATTCAGCCCACGGGAGTCTTTCATCTGGGCAATTATTTAGGTGCTGTACGGTCATGGgcagatatttcagatgTAGCTCCAACTGATGCGAAATTGTTCTTTGCTGTAGCAGATTTGCACGCTTTGACGATACCAAAGGATCCTGTTAAACTTCGCGAATGGCGTCAACAAGCCTTAGCAAGTATAATAGCATCAGGTATAGATCCAGAAAGATGTATTGTCTATCACCAGTCATCAGTTGCTGAGCATAGTCAATTATACTGGATTCTGTCAACCATCACAGGAATGGGATATTTAAATAGGATGGTTCAGTGGAAATCCAAGGCAGATGTTTCTGAATTGGCATCTATCAGTGACATGAATGAAGAAAGTCTACGAAATTTACAGCTTGGGTTATTTGCTTATCCTGCTTTGCAAGCAGCAGATATTTTGATCCACAAGGCGAACTATGTTCCAGTGGGGGAAGACCAGTCACAGCACTTGGAGCTTACAAGATATATCACATCTACATTTAACCATAGATTTGGAGACAAAAAGAACCCTATTTTTCCAACCCCCTCAACTCTTTTTGCCCcttttaaaaaaattgcATCTTTAAGAGACACCACAAAGAAAATGTCCAAGTCGGATCCTGATCAGAACTCTTGTGTCTATATAACAGACGAACCAAAGGTAATCCAAAAGAAAATTCGAAGAGCCGTCACTGATTCAATTCAAGGTCCAATAACATTTGATCCAATCGAACGACCAGGTGTTTCGAATCTTCTCGTCGTGGCTTCAGGGCTTTTACGAACAGAGCCTCAAACGCTCTTAGAAACTCAACTCTCGCACATTAAAGACCATAAACAATTTAAAGACGCTGTTTCGGATATTTTGGTCGAGTCTCTAGCGACTGTCAGGGATAATTATAAGCGATTACTTGATGACCCGTCTTATATTGAGCAAGTTTCTCGTAATGGAACATTGCGAGCAAGAGAATCAGCTTCGAAGACACTCGACCAAGTGAACCGTGCGGTTGGCCTGTAA
- the CYC2 gene encoding Cyc2p (Mitochondrial peripheral inner membrane protein; contains a FAD cofactor in a domain exposed in the intermembrane space; exhibits redox activity in vitro; likely participates in ligation of heme to acytochromes c and c1 (Cyc1p and Cyt1p); GO_component: GO:0031314 - extrinsic component of mitochondrial inner membrane [Evidence IDA] [PMID 16207709]; GO_component: GO:0016020 - membrane [Evidence IEA]; GO_component: GO:0005743 - mitochondrial inner membrane [Evidence IEA,IEA]; GO_component: GO:0005739 - mitochondrion [Evidence IEA]; GO_component: GO:0005739 - mitochondrion [Evidence IDA] [PMID 11914276]; GO_component: GO:0005739 - mitochondrion [Evidence IDA] [PMID 14562095]; GO_component: GO:0005739 - mitochondrion [Evidence IDA] [PMID 14576278]; GO_component: GO:0005739 - mitochondrion [Evidence IDA] [PMID 16823961]; GO_function: GO:0016491 - oxidoreductase activity [Evidence IEA,IEA]; GO_function: GO:0016491 - oxidoreductase activity [Evidence IDA] [PMID 16207709]; GO_process: GO:0018063 - cytochrome c-heme linkage [Evidence IGI] [PMID 14514677]; GO_process: GO:0018063 - cytochrome c-heme linkage [Evidence IGI] [PMID 16207709]; GO_process: GO:0007006 - mitochondrial membrane organization [Evidence IMP] [PMID 11488609]; GO_process: GO:0055114 - oxidation-reduction process [Evidence IEA,IEA]), with amino-acid sequence MAPLWLSTTRISIHVGKSVFYRTSTPRVCGWSKITVVGVRAYSETSKSDESSSKPKPDVPAKNNWSSTPVKKSEYVPQAEYNRVSYEYPEPPKEAKFIPVESKPFQRHIPLLAGLAGVLWAIYAYRHFMSEKKSGDQNVLSPDHFVTYKLTYKEDISPDVALLELSPKYDTHRELIKKKGGLWNGKKIWSVEVKQPEIQVVRKYTPLPMYYMQYKEGDETKGLLRLLGKDDDEGRFVMLVKKYSDGEVSRYLHKLPLGSDVEIRGPHIGYKFPYSPIDATEPRNPMLDLPSRMAPEYDHPEGVPLPENVAFFAGGTGISAILQSLFSVNPPRGFTTVYYSVRSRDEIPFQRFLLFLEKVGRAKFNIFVDNENKFVSLKDVPEPAELNYSSAQANAEVHDQIEQEVKIQKMMEAMRKEKELGIEAKPSLVEISNQVSEQKLANVSGEKDTVASNKASPTKDVSPQNPKLRYNSILEQVADNPPVPEKPSLAVVCGPEGYVNFIAGSMGPNGDAPIGGLLGRRGWNSQNTFRMEP; translated from the coding sequence ATGGCTCCTCTGTGGTTATCGACTACACGAATCTCAATCCATGTCGGAAAGAGTGTGTTTTATCGTACATCGACCCCACGGGTATGTGGTTGGTCAAAGATTACGGTAGTTGGCGTCAGAGCCTACTCAGAAACGTCAAAGTCGGATGAATCCAGTTCGAAACCCAAGCCAGATGTCCCTGCTAAGAACAATTGGTCTTCGACACCGGTTAAAAAATCCGAATATGTTCCACAAGCCGAATATAACCGTGTGTCCTATGAGTATCCTGAGCCACCAAAGGAAGCAAAATTTATCCCGGTGGAATCAAAACCGTTTCAGAGACACATCCCATTACTAGCTGGATTGGCAGGTGTATTATGGGCCATATATGCATACCGACATTTCATGTCGGAAAAGAAATCGGGTGATCAAAATGTGCTATCTCCTGATCATTTTGTTACCTATAAACTGACATACAAGGAAGACATTTCTCCGGATGTAGCCTTGCTGGAGCTTTCCCCAAAGTATGATACCCACCGTGAGTTGATTAAGAAAAAAGGTGGACTATGGAATGGAAAGAAGATTTGGAGTGTCGAGGTTAAGCAGCCTGAAATCCAGGTTGTGCGCAAATATACTCCTTTACCAATGTACTATATGCAGTACAAGGAGGGAGATGAAACAAAAGGACTCTTACGACTTCTTGGcaaagatgatgacgagggtCGGTTTGTGATGTTGGTTAAGAAATATTCTGATGGTGAAGTTTCACGATATCTCCACAAATTGCCTCTTGGTAGTGATGTTGAGATTCGAGGTCCTCATATTGGTTATAAATTCCCATATTCTCCCATTGATGCCACAGAACCTCGGAATCCTATGCTAGATTTGCCAAGCAGAATGGCTCCAGAATATGATCATCCAGAAGGAGTTCCATTACCAGAGAATGTGGCATTTTTTGCTGGCGGCACAGGAATTTCGGCTATTTTACAGTCTCTGTTCTCGGTCAACCCACCAAGAGGTTTCACCACTGTATACTATTCTGTTCGGTCGCGCGATGAAAttccttttcaaagatttttattattccTGGAAAAAGTCGGCAGGGCCaaatttaatatttttgtgGACAACGAAAACAAGTTTGTGAGTCTGAAGGACGTCCCAGAACCTGCAGAGCTAAACTACAGCAGTGCCCAGGCTAATGCAGAAGTCCACGACCAGATAGAACAAGAAGTAAAGATTCAAAAGATGATGGAAGCAATGAGAAAGGAAAAGGAACTTGGAATAGAAGCAAAGCCTTCTCTTGTAGAAATATCGAATCAAGTATCGGAGCAGAAATTGGCTAATGTCAGTGGTGAAAAAGATACCGTTGCATCAAATAAAGCATCGCCAACAAAAGATGTTAGTCCACAAAACCCGAAACTTAGGTACAATTCAATTCTGGAGCAAGTGGCAGATAACCCACCTGTACCAGAGAAACCCTCACTAGCGGTAGTCTGTGGGCCGGAAGGGTATGTAAATTTTATAGCTGGCTCTATGGGTCCTAATGGGGACGCACCTATTGGCGGGTTATTGGGTAGAAGAGGATGGAATTCACAAAATACTTTCAGAATGGAGCCTTAA